The following are encoded in a window of Cydia strobilella chromosome 1, ilCydStro3.1, whole genome shotgun sequence genomic DNA:
- the LOC134747809 gene encoding vesicle-associated membrane protein 2-like — MNNFGPGRGKEKDAEAAAAPPPGPPGPPKPREPQYGPDGELLGGPHTMQQQAAQRRLQQTQAQVDEVVDIMKTNMDKVLERDHLISDLSERAEALEDGASAFKSQAASLKNKFWLENLKMMIIMGVIGLIIIGILYVRYSGGDTPAAVQAAPAPAAPGPAAPVEGTPPPAPAAGK, encoded by the exons ATGAATAATTTTGGTCCTGGCAG GGGCAAGGAAAAGGATGCGGAAGCAGCGGCCGCCCCGCCACCGGGTCCGCCAGGGCCTCCGAAGCCGCGCGAACCGCAGTACGGGCCCGATGGCGAGCTGCTGGGCGGGCCCCACACTATGCAGCAGCAGGCAGCACAGCGGCGGCTGCAGCAGACACAAGCGCAAGTCGATGAG GTGGTAGATATAATGAAAACAAATATGGACAAAGTCTTGGAGAGGGATCATTTGATATCGGATCTCAGCGAAAGAGCTG aGGCTTTAGAGGACGGCGCTTCTGCATTCAAGAGCCAAGCGGCCAGTCTCAAGAACAAGTTCTGGCTAGAAAATCTCAAG ATGATGATAATAATGGGAGTAATCGGACTCATAATAATAGGTATTCTGTATG TCCGGTACAGTGGAGGCGACACCCCGGCGGCGGTGCAGGCGGCACCAGCGCCAGCAGCGCCAGGCCCGGCTGCGCCAGTCGAGGGCACCCCACCTCCAGCACCCGCGGCTGGCAAAT AA
- the LOC134740776 gene encoding neuronal synaptobrevin-like produces the protein MAAPEGPPGMPPTEPQTGPDGEIIGGPRNMQQVAAQRRLQQTQAQVDEVVDIMKTNVDKVLERDAKLSELDDRADALQYGASQFEQQAKSLKNKFWLQNLKMMIIMGVIGIVIIGLLFGDNIKQMFG, from the exons AT gGCTGCTCCAGAAGGACCCCCTGGCATGCCGCCGACGGAGCCGCAGACGGGCCCTGACGGGGAAATCATTGGCGGGCCGCGGAACATGCAGCAGGTGGCCGCGCAACGTAGGCTTCAGCAGACGCAGGCGCAAGTTGACGag GTGGTGGACATTATGAAAACCAACGTCGATAAAGTCCTGGAAAGAGACGCGAAGTTATCAGAACTAGATGACAGAGCCG ATGCACTCCAGTACGGTGCGTCGCAGTTTGAACAACAGGCTAAGAGCTTAAAGAACAAATTCTGGCTTCAAAACCTAAAG ATGATGATAATAATGGGAGTGATTGGAATCGTCATAATAGGCCTGCTGTTTG GTGATAACATTAAACAAATGTTTGGTTAG